One genomic segment of Triplophysa rosa linkage group LG22, Trosa_1v2, whole genome shotgun sequence includes these proteins:
- the synj1 gene encoding synaptojanin-1 isoform X5, producing the protein MAFSKGYRIYHKLDPPPYSVIVETRNREECLMFESGAVAVLSAAEKETIKTAYTKMLDAYGILGVLRLNLGDSMLHSLVVVTGCSSVGKVQDSEVFRVTGTEFVSLKNDPTDEDRIADVRKVLNSGNFYFAWSSTGVSLDLSLNAHRRIREDTSDNRFFWNQSLHLHLKHYGVNCDDWLLRLMCGGVEIRTIYAGHKQAKACVISRLSSERAGTRFNVRGANDDGQVANFVETEQVIFLDDKVSSFIQIRGSIPLFWEQPGIQVGSHRVKLSRGFEANAPAFERHFSALRMLYGKQLIINLLGMKEGEHMLSKAFQSHLKASDHANAVKMLNFDYHQMVKGGKTEKLNTVLKPQISKFLEECGFFSYSAESAIKRCQSGSIRSNCLDCLDRTNSVQAFIALEMLPQQLEDMGLTEKPQLVARFQEVFRTMWSTNGDSISKIYAGTGALDGKAKGGKLKDGARSVTRTIQNNFFDSSKQEAIDILRLGSTLNSDLADKARALLTTGSLYVTEPILQSASPRVLLGMCQNHYKYTRPKKIRVCVGTWNVNGGKQFRSIAFRNHTLNDWLLDAPKKAGHPEFQDSKSNPVDIFAIGFEEMVELNAGNIVSASTTNQKLWAAELQKNISRDQRYVLLASEQLVGVCLFVFVRPQHAPFIRDVAVDTVKTGMGGATGNKGGVAIRMLFHTTSICFVCSHFAAGQSQVKERNDDYNEISRKLSFPMGRLLASHDYVFWCGDFNYRISLPNEEVKELIKQQNWDALIAGDQMVEQKNAGQVFRGFIEGKLDFAPTYKYDLFSEDYDTSEKCRTPAWTDRILWRRRKWNFDKTAEELELNVVGAPVNEEDQYPWSPGDLKYYGRAELKTSDHRPVVAIIDVDILEVDPDARHQVYKEVIGLQGPPDGTILVSLCSSGPDDYFDDALIDDLLDKFAGFGEVILIRFVEEKMWVTFLEGYSALAALSLSASTVNGKTVDIRLRCPGWIKSLEEEMSVERICGNIPTSTSSTLLAENSEMGEEYDMEGDVDEEVEDILPQHLQPGLGAEPGVSPATSPRSSPCPSPTHGEPAPPIRPSRAPPRTAGPPQGGLSPATSRRELAGSPVEGQPAGALFQGLEPKRPPPPRPNAPPARPAPPQRPPPPSGRGQATGSAPVGAPRPIPPRAGVISVPPQARPPPLAHPGAPRPTAEVHPGAPRPSSDNHPGAPEPQSKPAELPLGPPPTLPGPIRPQMISPMQPQPDVSPMQPPVQAQLPPPIQSQLPAPMQPTFPAPLVPQHAAVAPLAPSAGASATPQPGLASPKPPPRSRSSHALPPEFAPAPSPTSQAKTMNGVQKEAQWNLDPFDMLNTRSLLQNTSFSASLPRSSTIPPSSSSTLPGSLSLFSSLQSPPSAPDTSSAPCLLPPPLPSRSRSQETLRTSPNPFLADAQPRPSSTNPFTGGLTSSPRRALTPDFFTQQEDEAPRHGLNRARSAMVHSSTLPTSFSRQQSLGPAVAPAPAKQTQKWVTFDEDSDFLLSATAPASGGTGPPLIPAAPSLAFPQPPSSFPKSAFDTDNNWAAPPASSFPAIPPPNPNRTNTSIRNAHIPTRNEFTER; encoded by the exons ATGGCTTTCAGCAAAGGTTATCGTATTTATCATAAACTGGACCCGCCTCCATACAGTGTGATTGTGGAAACCAGAAATCGAGAGGAATGCCTGATGTTTGAGTCTGGAGCTGTTGCTGTACTGT CTGCAGCTGAGAAAGAGACCATTAAAACAGCATACACCAAAATGCTGGATGCTTATGGAATCCTTGGAGTTCTTCGTCTTAACCTCG GGGATTCTATGCTGCACAGTCTGGTGGTCGTGACAGGATGCAGTTCTGTTGGCAAAGTTCAGGATTCTGAAGTCTTTCGTGTAACTGGCACAGAGTTTGTTTCTCTTAAGAACGACCCTACAGATGAGGACCGGATTGCGGATGTCAGGAAAGTCCTAAACTCTGGCAACTTCTACTTTGCCTGGTCCTCCACCGGAGTGAGTCTGGACCTCAGCTTGAACGCACACCGTAGAATCCGAGAAGATACATCTGACAATCGATTTTTCTG GAATCAGTCCCTGCATCTCCATCTCAAGCATTATGGGGTGAACTGTGATGATTGGCTGTTGAGGTTAATGTGTGGAGGAGTCGAGATCCGCACCATTTACGCTGGGCACAAGCAGGCCAAGGCTTGCGTGATCTCTCGGCTTAGCTCTGAGCGGGCAGGCACTCGTTTCAACGTCCGGGGAGCAAATGACGATGGTCAGGTGGCCAACTTTGTTGAGACTGAACAG GTTATTTTTCTTGACGACAAAGTGTCATCCTTCATTCAGATCCGAGGGTCAATACCTTTATTCTGGGAGCAGCCGGGTATTCAG gtcGGTTCCCACCGTGTCAAGCTGTCTCGTGGTTTTGAAGCAAACGCACCGGCTTTTGAGAG ACATTTTAGTGCTTTGAGGATGCTGTATGGCAAACAGTTGATCATCAACCTGCTTGGTATGAAGGAGGGCGAGCACATGCTAAGCAAAGCATTCCAG AGTCACCTGAAAGCTTCAGATCATGCCAACGCTGTGAAAATGTTGAACTTTGACTATCATCAGATGGTTAAAGGCGGGAAGACTGAAAAGCTCAACACTGTTCTGAAACCTCAGATTAGCAAATTTCTAGAGGAATGTGGTTTCTTCAGCTATTCGGCAGAATCTGCCATTAAGAG ATGTCAATCTGGGTCCATTCGTTCCAATTGTCTGGACTGCTTGGACAGGACCAACAGCGTCCAGGCCTTTATTGCGCTTGAG ATGCTTCCACAACAGTTGGAAGACATGGGTCTGACTGAGAAGCCTCAGCTGGTCGCACGGTTTCAGGAAGTCTTCCGTACCATGTGGTCTACCAATGGAGACTCGATCAGCAAGATCTACGCAGGCACTGGCGCTCTGGATGGCAAAGCAAAG gGTGGAAAGCTGAAAGACGGAGCTCGTTCGGTCACCAGAACCATCCAGAACAACTTCTTTGACAGCTCTAAACAGGAAGCCATTGACATCCTGAGACTGGGCAGCACCCTCAACAGCGACCTGGCAGATAAAGCACGAGCCCTCCTCACGACCGGCAGCCTGTACG TCACTGAGCCAATTTTACAGTCAG CTTCTCCCAGGGTGCTGCTGGGTATGTGTCAGAACCACTACAAATACACACGGCCCAAGAAGATCAGAGTGTGCGTGGGCACTTGGAACGTAAATGGCGGCAAGCAGTTCCGTAGCATTGCGTTTCGTAACCACACTCTCAACGATTGGCTCCTGGATGCCCCTAAAAAAGCGGGTCACCCAGAATTCCAAG ATAGCAAGTCTAACCCTGTGGACATATTTGCTATCGGCTTTGAGGAAATGGTGGAGCTGAATGCAGGCAATATCGTCAGCGCGAG CACCACCAATCAGAAGCTGTGGGCTGCCGAGCTACAGAAGAACATCTCACGGGATCAGAGATATGTGCTGCTGGCGTCGGAACAGCTGGTGGGCGTGTGTCTGTTTGTCTTCGTACGCCCTCAGCATGCACCTTTCATCAG GGATGTTGCAGTCGATACAGTAAAGACCGGAATGGGCGGGGCCACTGGTAATAAAGGAGGTGTGGCCATTCGCATGCTCTTCCACACCACCAGCATCTGCTTCGTGTGCTCGCACTTCGCCGCCGGTCAATCACAAGTTAAAGAGAGGAACGACGACTACAATGAGATTTCACGCAAACTGTCCTTCCCCATG GGTCGTCTGCTGGCTTCCCATGATTACGTATTCTGGTGTGGAGATTTTAACTACCGGATCAGTCTGCCCAATGAAGAGGTGAAGGAGCTGATCAAACAGCAGAACTGGGACGCACTGATCGCTGGAGATCAAATGGTGGAGCAGAAGAACGCCGGACAG GTGTTTAGGGGTTTTATTGAAGGGAAGCTCGATTTTGCACCCACCTACAAATATGACCTGTTTTCTGAGGACTACGACACCAGCGAGAAGTGCCGCACACCCGCCTGGACCGACCGTATACTTTGGAGGAGAAGGAAGTGGAACTTTGATAAAACCG CGGAAGAGTTAGAGCTTAATGTAGTTGGAGCCCCAGTAAATGAGGAAGACCAGTACCCATGGAGCCCTGGAGATCTCAAGTACTACGGGAGAGCTGAGCTTAAGACTTCTGATCACAG GCCTGTGGTGGCCATCATAGATGTGGATATACTCGAGGTGGATCCAGACGCCAGACATCAGGTATATAAAGAAGTGATCGGCCTGCAAGGTCCACCTGATGGCACTATCCtcgtctctctctgctcttcTGGTCCCGATGATTATTTTGATGATGCTTTGATTGACGACTTGCTCGACAAGTTTGCAGGCTTCGGCGAGGTCATTCTTATCAG GTTTGTCGAGGAGAAAATGTGGGTGACCTTTTTGGAGGGCTACTCCGCTCTGGCTGCTCTGTCGTTGAGCGCTTCCACT GTGAACGGAAAGACCGTAGACATCCGTTTGAGGTGTCCTGGTTGGATAAAGAGTCTCGAGGAGGAAATGAGTGTGGAGAGAATCTGTGGCAACATCCCAACATCCACTAGCTCCACCCTGCTGGCGGAGAACTCTGAGATGGGTGAAGAGTATGACATGGAAG GTGATGTGGATGAGGAGGTTGAGGATATCTTACCCCAGCACCTGCAGCCTGGACTGGGCGCGGAGCCGGGTGTGTCCCCCGCCACATCCCCGCGCAGCAGCCCGTGTCCGTCTCCCACCCACGGAGAGCCTGCACCTCCCATCCGGCCTAGCAGAGCCCCTCCACGCACTGCCGGACCACCGCAGG GAGGATTAAGCCCAGCAACCAGTAGAAGGGAACTGGCAG GTTCTCCTGTTGAGGGTCAGCCGGCTGGAGCTCTTTTTCAGGGACTAGAGCCAAAACGCCCGCCTCCACCTCGCCCGAACGCCCCACCAGCCCGACCTGCACCTCCACAGAGACCACCACCACCCTCAG gtCGAGGTCAGGCGACTGGGTCAGCCCCTGTTGGTGCCCCAAGACCG ATTCCACCCAGAGCAGGAGTCATCAGTGTTCCCCCTCAAGCCAGACCTCCCCCTCTGGCTCATCCCGGGGCTCCCAGACCCACAGCAGAGGTTCATCCAGGGGCTCCCCGTCCCTCATCTGATAATCACCCTGGAGCACCAGAACCCCAAAGCAAACCAGCAGAGCTGCCTCTGG GTCCTCCCCCCACACTGCCAGGTCCCATAAGACCTCAGATGATATCACCCATGCAACCTCAGCCTGATGTCTCTCCAATGCAACCTCCCGTTCAAGCCCAGCTGCCCCCACCCATACAATCTCAGCTCCCTGCACCCATGCAGCCCACCTTTCCTGCCCCTCTGGTGCCTCAACATGCTGCTGTGGCCCCCCTGGCACCATCCGCTGGAGCTTCAGCCACTCCTCAACCTGGACTGGCCTCTCCCAAGCCTCCACCCAGGAGCCGATCTTCTCACGCACTGCCACCTGAGTTCGCTCCTGCTCCGTCTCCTACATCTCAG GCCAAAACCATGAATGGAGTCCAAAAAGAAGCACAATGGAATCTAGACCCCTTTGATATGCTTAACACCCGGTCCCTGCTCCAGAACACATCATTCTCTGCCTCCCTCCCTCGATCCTCCACAATCCCTCCATCCTCTTCCTCCACGTTACCCGGCTCCCTCTCACTGTTCTCCTCCCTGCAAAGCCCCCCTTCAGCTCCAGACACCAGCAGCGCTCCGTGTCTCCTGCCTCCCCCCCTCCCATCCCGTAGCAGGTCCCAAGAGACCCTTCGCACATCCCCCAATCCGTTCCTTGCCGACGCCCAACCCAGACCGAGCAGCACCAACCCTTTTACTGGTGGCTTGACGTCCTCGCCGCGCCGAGCCCTCACTCCTGATTTTTTCACCCAGCAGGAGGATGAAGCGCCCAGACATGGCCTCAACAGAGCCAGGTCTGCTATGGTTCACAGTTCAACACTACCCACTTCGTTCTCCAGGCAACAGTCTTTAGGTCCCGCTGTGGCACCAGCCCCAGCCAAACAGACCCAGAAGTGGGTCACCTTTGATGAGGATTCAGACTTTCTCCTGTCCGCAACGGCTCCCGCATCAGGTGGGACGGGCCCTCCGTTGATACCCGCTGCTCCATCCCTTGCTTTCCCACAACCGCCCAGTAGCTTCCCTAAATCTGCTTTTGACACGGACAACAACTGGGCGGCTCCTCCTGCCTCCTCATTCCCAGCAATTCCCCCTCCGAACCCAAACAGGACTAATACCAGCATCAGAAACGCCCACATCCCAACCAGAAATGAATTCACAGAGAGGTGA
- the synj1 gene encoding synaptojanin-1 isoform X1, giving the protein MAFSKGYRIYHKLDPPPYSVIVETRNREECLMFESGAVAVLSAAEKETIKTAYTKMLDAYGILGVLRLNLGDSMLHSLVVVTGCSSVGKVQDSEVFRVTGTEFVSLKNDPTDEDRIADVRKVLNSGNFYFAWSSTGVSLDLSLNAHRRIREDTSDNRFFWNQSLHLHLKHYGVNCDDWLLRLMCGGVEIRTIYAGHKQAKACVISRLSSERAGTRFNVRGANDDGQVANFVETEQVIFLDDKVSSFIQIRGSIPLFWEQPGIQVGSHRVKLSRGFEANAPAFERHFSALRMLYGKQLIINLLGMKEGEHMLSKAFQSHLKASDHANAVKMLNFDYHQMVKGGKTEKLNTVLKPQISKFLEECGFFSYSAESAIKRCQSGSIRSNCLDCLDRTNSVQAFIALEMLPQQLEDMGLTEKPQLVARFQEVFRTMWSTNGDSISKIYAGTGALDGKAKGGKLKDGARSVTRTIQNNFFDSSKQEAIDILRLGSTLNSDLADKARALLTTGSLYVTEPILQSASPRVLLGMCQNHYKYTRPKKIRVCVGTWNVNGGKQFRSIAFRNHTLNDWLLDAPKKAGHPEFQDSKSNPVDIFAIGFEEMVELNAGNIVSASTTNQKLWAAELQKNISRDQRYVLLASEQLVGVCLFVFVRPQHAPFIRDVAVDTVKTGMGGATGNKGGVAIRMLFHTTSICFVCSHFAAGQSQVKERNDDYNEISRKLSFPMGRLLASHDYVFWCGDFNYRISLPNEEVKELIKQQNWDALIAGDQMVEQKNAGQVFRGFIEGKLDFAPTYKYDLFSEDYDTSEKCRTPAWTDRILWRRRKWNFDKTAEELELNVVGAPVNEEDQYPWSPGDLKYYGRAELKTSDHRPVVAIIDVDILEVDPDARHQVYKEVIGLQGPPDGTILVSLCSSGPDDYFDDALIDDLLDKFAGFGEVILIRFVEEKMWVTFLEGYSALAALSLSASTVNGKTVDIRLRCPGWIKSLEEEMSVERICGNIPTSTSSTLLAENSEMGEEYDMEGDVDEEVEDILPQHLQPGLGAEPGVSPATSPRSSPCPSPTHGEPAPPIRPSRAPPRTAGPPQGGLSPATSRRELAGSPVEGQPAGALFQGLEPKRPPPPRPNAPPARPAPPQRPPPPSGQKSPGLARADASGRGQATGSAPVGAPRPIPPRAGVISVPPQARPPPLAHPGAPRPTAEVHPGAPRPSSDNHPGAPEPQSKPAELPLGPPPTLPGPIRPQMISPMQPQPDVSPMQPPVQAQLPPPIQSQLPAPMQPTFPAPLVPQHAAVAPLAPSAGASATPQPGLASPKPPPRSRSSHALPPEFAPAPSPTSQAKTMNGVQKEAQWNLDPFDMLNTRSLLQNTSFSASLPRSSTIPPSSSSTLPGSLSLFSSLQSPPSAPDTSSAPCLLPPPLPSRSRSQETLRTSPNPFLADAQPRPSSTNPFTGGLTSSPRRALTPDFFTQQEDEAPRHGLNRARSAMVHSSTLPTSFSRQQSLGPAVAPAPAKQTQKWVTFDEDSDFLLSATAPASGGTGPPLIPAAPSLAFPQPPSSFPKSAFDTDNNWAAPPASSFPAIPPPNPNRTNTSIRNAHIPTRNEFTER; this is encoded by the exons ATGGCTTTCAGCAAAGGTTATCGTATTTATCATAAACTGGACCCGCCTCCATACAGTGTGATTGTGGAAACCAGAAATCGAGAGGAATGCCTGATGTTTGAGTCTGGAGCTGTTGCTGTACTGT CTGCAGCTGAGAAAGAGACCATTAAAACAGCATACACCAAAATGCTGGATGCTTATGGAATCCTTGGAGTTCTTCGTCTTAACCTCG GGGATTCTATGCTGCACAGTCTGGTGGTCGTGACAGGATGCAGTTCTGTTGGCAAAGTTCAGGATTCTGAAGTCTTTCGTGTAACTGGCACAGAGTTTGTTTCTCTTAAGAACGACCCTACAGATGAGGACCGGATTGCGGATGTCAGGAAAGTCCTAAACTCTGGCAACTTCTACTTTGCCTGGTCCTCCACCGGAGTGAGTCTGGACCTCAGCTTGAACGCACACCGTAGAATCCGAGAAGATACATCTGACAATCGATTTTTCTG GAATCAGTCCCTGCATCTCCATCTCAAGCATTATGGGGTGAACTGTGATGATTGGCTGTTGAGGTTAATGTGTGGAGGAGTCGAGATCCGCACCATTTACGCTGGGCACAAGCAGGCCAAGGCTTGCGTGATCTCTCGGCTTAGCTCTGAGCGGGCAGGCACTCGTTTCAACGTCCGGGGAGCAAATGACGATGGTCAGGTGGCCAACTTTGTTGAGACTGAACAG GTTATTTTTCTTGACGACAAAGTGTCATCCTTCATTCAGATCCGAGGGTCAATACCTTTATTCTGGGAGCAGCCGGGTATTCAG gtcGGTTCCCACCGTGTCAAGCTGTCTCGTGGTTTTGAAGCAAACGCACCGGCTTTTGAGAG ACATTTTAGTGCTTTGAGGATGCTGTATGGCAAACAGTTGATCATCAACCTGCTTGGTATGAAGGAGGGCGAGCACATGCTAAGCAAAGCATTCCAG AGTCACCTGAAAGCTTCAGATCATGCCAACGCTGTGAAAATGTTGAACTTTGACTATCATCAGATGGTTAAAGGCGGGAAGACTGAAAAGCTCAACACTGTTCTGAAACCTCAGATTAGCAAATTTCTAGAGGAATGTGGTTTCTTCAGCTATTCGGCAGAATCTGCCATTAAGAG ATGTCAATCTGGGTCCATTCGTTCCAATTGTCTGGACTGCTTGGACAGGACCAACAGCGTCCAGGCCTTTATTGCGCTTGAG ATGCTTCCACAACAGTTGGAAGACATGGGTCTGACTGAGAAGCCTCAGCTGGTCGCACGGTTTCAGGAAGTCTTCCGTACCATGTGGTCTACCAATGGAGACTCGATCAGCAAGATCTACGCAGGCACTGGCGCTCTGGATGGCAAAGCAAAG gGTGGAAAGCTGAAAGACGGAGCTCGTTCGGTCACCAGAACCATCCAGAACAACTTCTTTGACAGCTCTAAACAGGAAGCCATTGACATCCTGAGACTGGGCAGCACCCTCAACAGCGACCTGGCAGATAAAGCACGAGCCCTCCTCACGACCGGCAGCCTGTACG TCACTGAGCCAATTTTACAGTCAG CTTCTCCCAGGGTGCTGCTGGGTATGTGTCAGAACCACTACAAATACACACGGCCCAAGAAGATCAGAGTGTGCGTGGGCACTTGGAACGTAAATGGCGGCAAGCAGTTCCGTAGCATTGCGTTTCGTAACCACACTCTCAACGATTGGCTCCTGGATGCCCCTAAAAAAGCGGGTCACCCAGAATTCCAAG ATAGCAAGTCTAACCCTGTGGACATATTTGCTATCGGCTTTGAGGAAATGGTGGAGCTGAATGCAGGCAATATCGTCAGCGCGAG CACCACCAATCAGAAGCTGTGGGCTGCCGAGCTACAGAAGAACATCTCACGGGATCAGAGATATGTGCTGCTGGCGTCGGAACAGCTGGTGGGCGTGTGTCTGTTTGTCTTCGTACGCCCTCAGCATGCACCTTTCATCAG GGATGTTGCAGTCGATACAGTAAAGACCGGAATGGGCGGGGCCACTGGTAATAAAGGAGGTGTGGCCATTCGCATGCTCTTCCACACCACCAGCATCTGCTTCGTGTGCTCGCACTTCGCCGCCGGTCAATCACAAGTTAAAGAGAGGAACGACGACTACAATGAGATTTCACGCAAACTGTCCTTCCCCATG GGTCGTCTGCTGGCTTCCCATGATTACGTATTCTGGTGTGGAGATTTTAACTACCGGATCAGTCTGCCCAATGAAGAGGTGAAGGAGCTGATCAAACAGCAGAACTGGGACGCACTGATCGCTGGAGATCAAATGGTGGAGCAGAAGAACGCCGGACAG GTGTTTAGGGGTTTTATTGAAGGGAAGCTCGATTTTGCACCCACCTACAAATATGACCTGTTTTCTGAGGACTACGACACCAGCGAGAAGTGCCGCACACCCGCCTGGACCGACCGTATACTTTGGAGGAGAAGGAAGTGGAACTTTGATAAAACCG CGGAAGAGTTAGAGCTTAATGTAGTTGGAGCCCCAGTAAATGAGGAAGACCAGTACCCATGGAGCCCTGGAGATCTCAAGTACTACGGGAGAGCTGAGCTTAAGACTTCTGATCACAG GCCTGTGGTGGCCATCATAGATGTGGATATACTCGAGGTGGATCCAGACGCCAGACATCAGGTATATAAAGAAGTGATCGGCCTGCAAGGTCCACCTGATGGCACTATCCtcgtctctctctgctcttcTGGTCCCGATGATTATTTTGATGATGCTTTGATTGACGACTTGCTCGACAAGTTTGCAGGCTTCGGCGAGGTCATTCTTATCAG GTTTGTCGAGGAGAAAATGTGGGTGACCTTTTTGGAGGGCTACTCCGCTCTGGCTGCTCTGTCGTTGAGCGCTTCCACT GTGAACGGAAAGACCGTAGACATCCGTTTGAGGTGTCCTGGTTGGATAAAGAGTCTCGAGGAGGAAATGAGTGTGGAGAGAATCTGTGGCAACATCCCAACATCCACTAGCTCCACCCTGCTGGCGGAGAACTCTGAGATGGGTGAAGAGTATGACATGGAAG GTGATGTGGATGAGGAGGTTGAGGATATCTTACCCCAGCACCTGCAGCCTGGACTGGGCGCGGAGCCGGGTGTGTCCCCCGCCACATCCCCGCGCAGCAGCCCGTGTCCGTCTCCCACCCACGGAGAGCCTGCACCTCCCATCCGGCCTAGCAGAGCCCCTCCACGCACTGCCGGACCACCGCAGG GAGGATTAAGCCCAGCAACCAGTAGAAGGGAACTGGCAG GTTCTCCTGTTGAGGGTCAGCCGGCTGGAGCTCTTTTTCAGGGACTAGAGCCAAAACGCCCGCCTCCACCTCGCCCGAACGCCCCACCAGCCCGACCTGCACCTCCACAGAGACCACCACCACCCTCAG GACAAAAAAGCCCAGGGCTAGCACGTGCAGATGCATCTG gtCGAGGTCAGGCGACTGGGTCAGCCCCTGTTGGTGCCCCAAGACCG ATTCCACCCAGAGCAGGAGTCATCAGTGTTCCCCCTCAAGCCAGACCTCCCCCTCTGGCTCATCCCGGGGCTCCCAGACCCACAGCAGAGGTTCATCCAGGGGCTCCCCGTCCCTCATCTGATAATCACCCTGGAGCACCAGAACCCCAAAGCAAACCAGCAGAGCTGCCTCTGG GTCCTCCCCCCACACTGCCAGGTCCCATAAGACCTCAGATGATATCACCCATGCAACCTCAGCCTGATGTCTCTCCAATGCAACCTCCCGTTCAAGCCCAGCTGCCCCCACCCATACAATCTCAGCTCCCTGCACCCATGCAGCCCACCTTTCCTGCCCCTCTGGTGCCTCAACATGCTGCTGTGGCCCCCCTGGCACCATCCGCTGGAGCTTCAGCCACTCCTCAACCTGGACTGGCCTCTCCCAAGCCTCCACCCAGGAGCCGATCTTCTCACGCACTGCCACCTGAGTTCGCTCCTGCTCCGTCTCCTACATCTCAG GCCAAAACCATGAATGGAGTCCAAAAAGAAGCACAATGGAATCTAGACCCCTTTGATATGCTTAACACCCGGTCCCTGCTCCAGAACACATCATTCTCTGCCTCCCTCCCTCGATCCTCCACAATCCCTCCATCCTCTTCCTCCACGTTACCCGGCTCCCTCTCACTGTTCTCCTCCCTGCAAAGCCCCCCTTCAGCTCCAGACACCAGCAGCGCTCCGTGTCTCCTGCCTCCCCCCCTCCCATCCCGTAGCAGGTCCCAAGAGACCCTTCGCACATCCCCCAATCCGTTCCTTGCCGACGCCCAACCCAGACCGAGCAGCACCAACCCTTTTACTGGTGGCTTGACGTCCTCGCCGCGCCGAGCCCTCACTCCTGATTTTTTCACCCAGCAGGAGGATGAAGCGCCCAGACATGGCCTCAACAGAGCCAGGTCTGCTATGGTTCACAGTTCAACACTACCCACTTCGTTCTCCAGGCAACAGTCTTTAGGTCCCGCTGTGGCACCAGCCCCAGCCAAACAGACCCAGAAGTGGGTCACCTTTGATGAGGATTCAGACTTTCTCCTGTCCGCAACGGCTCCCGCATCAGGTGGGACGGGCCCTCCGTTGATACCCGCTGCTCCATCCCTTGCTTTCCCACAACCGCCCAGTAGCTTCCCTAAATCTGCTTTTGACACGGACAACAACTGGGCGGCTCCTCCTGCCTCCTCATTCCCAGCAATTCCCCCTCCGAACCCAAACAGGACTAATACCAGCATCAGAAACGCCCACATCCCAACCAGAAATGAATTCACAGAGAGGTGA